The Streptomyces achromogenes genome window below encodes:
- a CDS encoding aminopeptidase P family protein, which produces MTMADEPTPAAPDDAATAAGPETEPEEPVKQRKNGLYPGVSDELAENMKSGWADTELRDLEPIAQAGETAARRAALSARFPGERLVIPAGNLKTRSNDTEYAFRASVEYAYLTGNQTEDGVLVLEPVDDGHTATIYLLPRSDRENGEFWLSGHGELWVGRRHSLTEAEKLYGIPASDVRELADRLREATGPVRVVRGHDAGVEAALTDKVTAERDEELRVFLSEARLVKDDFEIGELQKAVDSTVRGFEDVVKVLDTARATSERYIEGTFFLRARVEGNDVGYGTIAAAGPHACTLHWVRNDGPVRSGDLLLLDAGVETHTYYTADVTRTLPVDGRFTEIQKKIYDAVYEAQEAGIEAVRPGAKYRDFHDAAQRVLTAKLVEWGLVEGPVERVLELGLQRRWTLHGTGHMLGMDVHDCAAARVESYVDGTLEPGMVLTVEPGLYFQADDLTVPEEYRGIGVRIEDDILVTRDGYRNLSDGLPRRSGEVEAWMASLKG; this is translated from the coding sequence ATGACCATGGCCGACGAGCCCACCCCGGCTGCGCCGGATGACGCTGCCACCGCAGCGGGCCCGGAGACTGAGCCCGAGGAGCCCGTCAAGCAGCGGAAGAACGGCCTGTACCCGGGCGTCTCCGACGAGCTGGCCGAGAACATGAAGTCCGGCTGGGCGGACACCGAGCTGCGCGACCTGGAGCCGATCGCCCAGGCCGGCGAGACCGCCGCCCGCCGCGCCGCCCTCTCCGCGCGTTTCCCGGGCGAGCGACTCGTGATCCCGGCGGGCAACCTGAAGACCCGTTCCAACGACACCGAGTACGCCTTCCGCGCCTCCGTCGAGTACGCGTACCTCACCGGCAACCAGACCGAGGACGGCGTCCTGGTGCTGGAGCCGGTCGACGACGGCCACACGGCCACGATCTACCTGCTGCCGCGTTCCGACCGCGAGAACGGCGAGTTCTGGCTGTCCGGCCACGGCGAGCTGTGGGTCGGCCGCCGGCACTCGCTCACCGAGGCCGAGAAGCTGTACGGCATCCCGGCCTCCGACGTGCGCGAGCTGGCCGACCGGCTGCGCGAGGCCACCGGCCCGGTGCGCGTCGTGCGCGGTCACGACGCGGGCGTCGAGGCGGCCCTGACCGACAAGGTCACCGCCGAACGCGACGAGGAGCTGCGCGTCTTCCTCTCCGAGGCCCGTCTGGTCAAGGACGACTTCGAGATCGGCGAGCTGCAGAAGGCCGTCGACTCCACCGTCCGCGGCTTCGAGGACGTCGTGAAGGTCCTCGACACCGCCCGGGCCACGAGCGAGCGGTACATCGAGGGCACGTTCTTCCTCCGCGCGCGCGTGGAGGGCAACGACGTCGGCTACGGCACGATCGCCGCGGCCGGCCCGCACGCCTGCACCCTGCACTGGGTGCGCAACGACGGCCCGGTCCGCTCCGGCGACCTGCTGCTGCTCGACGCCGGCGTCGAGACGCACACGTACTACACCGCCGACGTCACGCGCACTCTGCCCGTCGACGGCCGCTTCACCGAGATTCAGAAGAAGATCTACGACGCGGTGTACGAGGCCCAGGAGGCCGGCATCGAGGCCGTCCGGCCGGGTGCCAAGTACCGCGACTTCCACGACGCCGCACAGCGCGTGCTCACCGCGAAGCTCGTCGAGTGGGGCCTGGTCGAGGGCCCGGTGGAGCGCGTCCTCGAGCTCGGTCTGCAGCGCCGCTGGACGCTGCACGGCACCGGTCACATGCTCGGCATGGACGTCCACGACTGCGCCGCCGCGCGCGTGGAGTCGTACGTCGACGGCACGCTGGAGCCCGGCATGGTGCTCACGGTCGAGCCCGGTCTGTACTTCCAGGCCGACGACCTGACGGTGCCGGAGGAGTACCGGGGGATCGGGGTCCGCATCGAGGACGACATCCTCGTCACGCGGGACGGCTACCGGAACCTGTCGGACGGCCTGCCGCGCCGCTCCGGTGAGGTCGAGGCCTGGATGGCTTCACTGAAGGGCTGA
- the pdxR gene encoding MocR-like pyridoxine biosynthesis transcription factor PdxR produces MNDFWSGVGVDLHLEPDGGEGRRSGLERALRDAVREGRLAPGSRLPATRRLAAETGISRNTVKAAYDQLVAEGYLTARQGSGTRVAALPTAAPDPLDAATRAREPRFDLRPGSPDVGTFPAAAWLRALRRAIATAPSLAYDYGDPRGRIELRTALSEYLGRARGVIAPPERIVVTSGYVQGLALLTRVLDGGRVAMEDPGLPFHREVVTRNGGTVTPAPVDEQGVRVAGLGDARAVVVTPAHQYPTGVTLAPGRRRALTAWARAHDALIVEDDYDGEFRYDRQPVGALQGMAPAQVAYLGTASKTLGPALRLGWMVLPPHLVDAVADAKLHSDHHTESIGQLALTELIASHAYDRHVRASRLRYRRRRDMLLERLGKRRGVRGIAAGLHALVDVGDEAATIARAEAEGLAVGRLGDHWHTPGAGPAQGLVVGYGTPRERVYPQALDVLVKVLDGE; encoded by the coding sequence GTGAACGATTTCTGGTCCGGGGTCGGCGTCGACCTGCATCTCGAGCCCGACGGCGGCGAGGGGCGGCGGAGCGGGCTGGAGCGGGCGCTGCGGGACGCCGTGCGGGAGGGGCGGCTGGCGCCGGGGAGCCGGCTGCCGGCCACCCGGCGGCTCGCGGCCGAGACCGGTATCTCCCGCAACACCGTGAAGGCCGCCTATGACCAGCTGGTCGCCGAGGGCTATCTGACGGCGCGGCAGGGCTCGGGGACCCGGGTCGCCGCCCTCCCGACCGCCGCGCCCGACCCACTGGACGCCGCCACGCGCGCGCGTGAGCCGCGTTTCGACCTGCGCCCCGGCAGCCCCGACGTCGGGACGTTCCCGGCGGCGGCCTGGCTGCGCGCGCTGCGCCGCGCCATCGCGACGGCGCCCTCGCTCGCGTACGACTACGGCGACCCGCGCGGCCGCATCGAGCTGCGCACCGCGCTGTCGGAGTACCTGGGGCGGGCGCGGGGCGTCATCGCGCCGCCCGAGCGGATCGTGGTCACCTCCGGCTACGTGCAGGGCCTCGCGCTCCTCACGCGCGTGCTGGACGGCGGCCGGGTCGCGATGGAGGACCCGGGGCTGCCCTTCCACCGCGAGGTCGTCACGCGCAACGGCGGAACCGTGACGCCGGCGCCGGTCGACGAGCAGGGGGTGCGCGTCGCCGGCCTGGGCGACGCCCGGGCCGTGGTCGTCACGCCCGCCCACCAGTACCCCACAGGCGTGACGCTGGCCCCGGGACGGCGGCGCGCCCTCACCGCGTGGGCACGCGCGCACGACGCGCTGATCGTGGAGGACGACTACGACGGGGAGTTCCGCTACGACCGGCAGCCGGTGGGCGCGCTCCAGGGCATGGCGCCGGCACAGGTCGCCTATCTGGGCACCGCCTCCAAGACCCTCGGGCCCGCGCTGCGGCTCGGCTGGATGGTGCTGCCGCCGCACCTGGTCGACGCGGTCGCGGACGCCAAGCTGCACAGCGACCACCACACCGAGTCGATCGGCCAGCTGGCGCTCACCGAGCTGATCGCCAGCCACGCCTACGACCGGCACGTCCGCGCTTCCCGGCTGCGCTACCGGCGCCGCCGGGACATGCTGCTGGAACGGCTGGGAAAACGCCGGGGCGTCCGCGGGATCGCGGCCGGACTGCACGCGCTGGTGGACGTCGGCGACGAGGCGGCGACGATCGCCCGGGCGGAGGCCGAAGGGCTGGCGGTGGGCCGTCTCGGCGATCACTGGCACACCCCCGGCGCCGGGCCCGCGCAGGGGCTGGTCGTCGGGTACGGCACCCCCCGGGAGCGGGTCTACCCGCAGGCGCTGGACGTGCTGGTGAAGGTGCTGGACGGGGAGTGA
- a CDS encoding MFS transporter: MPKNRHQPTRPHRTGHQRTRPRRTGPRRLLALAQLSNSVGDGAYYTTSALYFTQMIGLAPARVGLGLTLGWAVGSLAGMPLGRLADRHGARGTAVLLALATGLAVASFTLVRGFVPFVLVACGYAAAQSGLAAARQALLAGLVPAAERTGLLARLQATLNAGLAVGAGLGGLALHAGTREAYLGVFAVDAASFLVCALLLASLPRVEPRPVRPRGRRGSGLGVLRDRPYALVALLNTVLLLRMPLLSLVLPLWITERTGAPAWLVSALFVLNTAAVTVFQVRAARGVTGLESATRAVRRAGWVMCAACAVFALSAGASPWVAAGVLVLGSVLQVAAEMGQSAGSWQLSFDLAPADRVGEYQGLFGTGVTVARTLGPLVLTWLLVEWGTPGWLLLGAATVAASYAMGPAARRAAAGRDAAGRCAETAGVPAPAPATG; the protein is encoded by the coding sequence ATGCCGAAGAATCGCCACCAGCCGACTCGCCCTCACCGGACCGGTCACCAGCGGACCCGCCCCCGGCGGACCGGACCCAGGCGCCTGCTCGCGCTCGCCCAGCTGAGCAACTCGGTCGGGGACGGGGCGTACTACACGACGTCGGCCCTGTACTTCACCCAGATGATCGGGCTCGCCCCCGCGCGCGTGGGGCTCGGTCTCACCCTCGGGTGGGCGGTCGGCTCGCTGGCCGGGATGCCCCTGGGCCGGCTGGCCGACCGGCACGGGGCACGGGGGACGGCGGTGCTGCTGGCGCTGGCGACCGGGCTGGCGGTGGCGTCCTTCACCCTGGTGCGCGGGTTCGTGCCGTTCGTCCTCGTGGCGTGCGGCTACGCGGCCGCCCAGTCGGGGCTCGCGGCGGCCCGGCAGGCCCTCCTGGCCGGGCTGGTGCCGGCCGCGGAGCGGACGGGGCTGCTGGCGCGCCTGCAGGCGACGCTGAACGCGGGGCTGGCCGTGGGCGCCGGGCTCGGCGGTCTCGCGCTGCACGCCGGCACCCGGGAGGCGTACCTCGGCGTGTTCGCCGTCGACGCGGCGAGCTTCCTGGTGTGCGCGCTGCTGCTCGCCTCACTGCCCCGGGTGGAGCCTCGGCCGGTCCGCCCGCGCGGGAGGCGCGGGAGCGGCCTGGGGGTGCTCCGGGACCGTCCCTATGCGCTGGTGGCGCTCCTCAACACCGTGCTGCTGCTGCGGATGCCGCTGCTGAGCCTCGTGCTGCCGCTGTGGATCACCGAGCGGACCGGGGCGCCCGCCTGGCTGGTCTCCGCGCTGTTCGTCCTCAACACGGCCGCGGTGACGGTGTTCCAGGTACGGGCGGCGCGCGGGGTGACCGGGCTGGAGAGCGCCACGCGCGCGGTGCGCCGCGCGGGCTGGGTGATGTGCGCCGCCTGCGCGGTGTTCGCCCTGTCCGCGGGGGCGTCCCCGTGGGTGGCGGCGGGCGTGCTGGTGCTGGGGTCGGTGTTGCAGGTGGCGGCGGAGATGGGGCAGTCCGCGGGTTCCTGGCAGCTCTCCTTCGACCTGGCCCCGGCCGACCGCGTCGGCGAGTACCAGGGCCTGTTCGGCACGGGTGTCACCGTGGCCCGCACCCTCGGCCCGCTGGTCCTGACCTGGCTGTTGGTCGAGTGGGGCACGCCGGGCTGGCTGCTGCTGGGCGCGGCGACGGTGGCGGCGTCGTACGCCATGGGCCCGGCGGCACGCAGGGCGGCGGCGGGACGGGACGCCGCAGGACGGTGCGCGGAGACGGCCGGGGTGCCGGCACCGGCACCGGCAACAGGGTGA
- a CDS encoding triphosphoribosyl-dephospho-CoA synthase, which produces MPSREDEALARAAVAALTSQLALAPKPGLPDPRDLAARATRRDHRGLRWSAKALAPGLAAMAAAARRTGEPTPRLRAELGAIGRCTEHSVGLAGGGHRGALWTLGLLVAAAALAPRARGAEVTATAKRIAAHPDRAAPRRPSRGATVSATYGAAGARGEARAGFPHVRRALDALARARTAGAGEAEARLDALLTVMSTLQDTELLHTAGPLGLRHVQAGARAVLDAGGTSAEAGAKALVAFDTDLHARAWSPRGSAGLLSGVLFVDSLPAAAATGAA; this is translated from the coding sequence ATGCCCAGCCGTGAGGACGAGGCGCTCGCGCGGGCCGCGGTGGCCGCGCTGACGAGCCAGCTGGCACTGGCCCCCAAACCCGGCCTTCCCGATCCCCGCGACCTGGCCGCCCGGGCCACCCGCAGGGACCACCGCGGGCTGCGCTGGTCGGCCAAGGCGCTCGCACCCGGACTCGCGGCGATGGCCGCGGCCGCCCGCCGCACCGGCGAGCCGACGCCCCGCCTCCGCGCGGAGCTGGGCGCGATCGGACGGTGCACCGAGCACTCGGTGGGCCTCGCCGGCGGCGGCCACCGGGGCGCCCTGTGGACGCTCGGCCTGCTGGTGGCGGCGGCCGCCCTCGCCCCCCGGGCGCGGGGCGCCGAGGTCACCGCGACCGCCAAGCGGATCGCCGCGCACCCCGACCGGGCGGCCCCGCGACGGCCCTCACGGGGCGCGACGGTCTCGGCGACGTACGGCGCGGCCGGCGCCCGCGGTGAGGCCCGTGCCGGATTCCCGCATGTGCGCCGGGCGTTGGACGCCCTTGCGAGGGCGCGCACGGCCGGCGCCGGCGAGGCCGAGGCCCGCCTCGACGCGCTGCTCACCGTGATGTCGACCCTCCAGGACACCGAACTCCTGCACACCGCCGGCCCCTTGGGGCTGCGGCACGTCCAGGCGGGCGCCCGCGCGGTCCTCGACGCCGGCGGGACGTCGGCGGAAGCGGGCGCGAAGGCCCTGGTCGCCTTCGACACCGACCTCCACGCGCGCGCGTGGAGCCCCCGCGGCAGCGCGGGTCTCCTGTCGGGCGTCCTGTTCGTCGACTCCCTCCCGGCCGCCGCGGCGACGGGAGCCGCGTGA
- a CDS encoding intradiol ring-cleavage dioxygenase, protein MTGLHQDTSITRRRALAVTGGTVAAGGLAAAGYQAAFADTGTTTGTTAGTTAGTTAGASASASAGSTAGACMTLMTSVTEGPYYLDGALVRKDITEGKSGVPLTLRLTVVDATDGCTPVAGAAVEIWHCDAWGYYSGYTTANPGGSAPAESEDGSTANDGTYLRGYQIANANGVVKFETIFPGWYTPRTCHIHLKVHTGGQKEDGTYEGGKVNHTGQLFFPDDVAEEIFALEPYAKHTGSYTVLADDMVYDGGGASSGLLTLKSVHKADPAKGYKGSLTLGVDPDAENTGAGGGGGGGTPPGGAPTGAPPSGVPTASASS, encoded by the coding sequence ATGACGGGACTTCACCAGGACACCTCCATCACCCGGCGGCGCGCCCTCGCGGTCACCGGCGGCACGGTCGCGGCCGGCGGACTCGCCGCCGCCGGCTACCAGGCCGCCTTCGCCGACACCGGCACGACGACCGGCACCACGGCCGGCACCACGGCCGGCACGACTGCCGGGGCGAGCGCGTCGGCCTCCGCCGGTTCGACCGCCGGCGCCTGCATGACCCTGATGACGAGCGTCACGGAGGGGCCCTACTACCTGGACGGCGCCCTGGTGCGCAAGGACATCACCGAGGGCAAGAGCGGAGTGCCGCTGACCCTGCGGCTCACCGTCGTCGACGCCACCGACGGCTGCACCCCGGTCGCGGGCGCGGCCGTCGAGATCTGGCACTGCGACGCCTGGGGCTACTACTCCGGCTACACCACCGCCAACCCCGGCGGTTCCGCGCCGGCGGAGAGCGAGGACGGTTCCACCGCGAACGACGGCACGTATCTGCGCGGCTATCAGATCGCCAACGCCAACGGGGTCGTCAAGTTCGAGACGATCTTCCCCGGCTGGTACACGCCCCGCACCTGCCACATCCACCTCAAGGTGCACACCGGCGGCCAGAAGGAGGACGGCACCTACGAGGGCGGCAAGGTCAACCACACCGGCCAGTTGTTCTTCCCCGACGACGTCGCCGAGGAGATCTTCGCCCTGGAGCCGTACGCCAAGCACACCGGCAGCTACACCGTGCTCGCCGACGACATGGTCTACGACGGCGGCGGCGCGTCCAGCGGGCTGCTGACGCTCAAGTCCGTCCACAAGGCCGACCCGGCCAAGGGCTACAAGGGGTCCCTCACCCTGGGCGTGGACCCCGACGCCGAGAACACCGGCGCGGGCGGTGGCGGCGGAGGCGGCACGCCCCCGGGCGGCGCCCCCACGGGAGCCCCGCCGAGCGGCGTCCCGACGGCGTCCGCGTCCTCCTGA
- a CDS encoding ATP-binding protein: MSIWWSLHLRREAASVPLARRLLLGTMETAGVDPDVSYDLSIALSEACANAVEHGGDTAIGGCSEAYRVTAYLDGETCRIEVADSGPGFVGERPAPAPVRTNADAEQGRGLFLIQELADHVHIGNKPGLGGAVVSFDKILKWRKDAPLMAV; the protein is encoded by the coding sequence ATGAGCATCTGGTGGTCACTCCATCTGCGGCGCGAAGCCGCGAGCGTGCCGCTCGCCCGCCGCCTGCTGCTCGGCACGATGGAGACGGCGGGCGTCGATCCCGACGTCAGCTACGACCTCTCCATCGCCCTCAGCGAGGCCTGCGCCAACGCCGTCGAGCACGGCGGGGACACCGCGATCGGCGGCTGTTCCGAGGCGTACCGGGTGACGGCCTACCTCGACGGCGAGACGTGCCGCATCGAGGTCGCCGACTCGGGCCCCGGATTCGTCGGCGAGCGCCCCGCTCCCGCGCCGGTGCGCACGAACGCCGACGCCGAGCAGGGCCGGGGCCTGTTCCTCATCCAGGAGCTCGCCGACCACGTCCACATCGGCAACAAGCCGGGCCTCGGCGGGGCGGTCGTGAGTTTCGACAAGATCCTGAAGTGGCGCAAGGACGCCCCGCTGATGGCCGTGTGA
- a CDS encoding YcnI family copper-binding membrane protein, with product MKASRFASRTACRVAAAGAAAGCAVLVLSSPAFAHVSVAAEGAAAKGGYAVVDFKVPNERDNASTTKLEVAFPTDHPLASAMPEPINGWTIQVTKAKLAKPIELHGKQISEAVSKITWTATGDGVKPGFFQKFPVSVGALPEDADELVFKAIQTYSNKEVVRWIEVQGDGAEEPENPAPVLALTAASEKGHHGTTASDAAEESDDAKAAAKTTAAASDGDASDTTARVLGVVGIVVGIAGVAYGVLAGRRRTTTQA from the coding sequence ATGAAGGCCTCACGTTTCGCTTCCCGTACCGCCTGCCGGGTCGCCGCCGCCGGCGCTGCCGCCGGTTGCGCCGTGCTCGTCCTGTCCTCGCCCGCCTTCGCGCACGTCAGCGTCGCCGCCGAGGGCGCCGCCGCGAAGGGCGGCTACGCGGTCGTCGACTTCAAGGTTCCCAACGAGCGGGACAACGCCTCGACCACCAAGCTCGAGGTCGCCTTCCCGACCGACCACCCGCTGGCCTCCGCGATGCCGGAGCCGATCAACGGCTGGACGATCCAGGTCACCAAGGCCAAGCTCGCCAAGCCCATCGAGCTGCACGGCAAGCAGATCTCCGAGGCGGTCTCCAAGATCACCTGGACCGCCACCGGCGACGGCGTCAAGCCGGGCTTCTTCCAGAAGTTCCCGGTCTCCGTGGGCGCGCTGCCCGAGGACGCCGACGAACTGGTCTTCAAGGCGATCCAGACGTACTCCAACAAGGAGGTCGTGCGCTGGATCGAGGTCCAGGGGGACGGCGCGGAAGAGCCGGAGAACCCGGCCCCGGTGCTCGCCCTGACCGCCGCGTCCGAGAAGGGCCACCACGGCACGACCGCCTCGGACGCCGCTGAGGAGTCCGACGACGCCAAGGCCGCCGCCAAGACGACCGCGGCCGCCTCCGACGGGGACGCCAGCGACACCACGGCCCGCGTCCTCGGCGTGGTCGGCATCGTCGTCGGCATCGC